The following nucleotide sequence is from Psychroserpens sp. Hel_I_66.
TTACAGAAGCCCTCACCGTTTTAAAACAAGGAGGAATCATCCTCTATCCTACTGATACAATTTGGGGAATCGGCTGCGATGCAACAAATTATGAAGCGGTTAAAAAAATCTACAAACTCAAACAAAGAGACGACTCTAAAGCATTGATTTGTTTGGTTAACAACTACGGAATGCTTGAAAAACATGTAGATAATGTGCCAAATATGGCTTACACCATTTTAGACATTGCAGTAAAACCCACGACCATTATCTACGATGATCCTGCAGGCATTGCAGAAAATCTAATTGCAGAAGATAACACACTAGCCATACGCGTCGTGAAACATAAATTTTGTGAGAAACTAATTAGGTATCTCAAAAAACCATTGGTATCTACTTCTGCTAATATTAGCGGTAAGCCTACGCCAAAATCCTTTAAAGAAATAAGTGACGAGATTTTAAAAGGTGTGGACTATGTCGTAAATTTGCAAAACGAAAAAAGCCAGTCACAACCATCTACAATTATCAAATTAAGTAATTCTGGGATGGTTAAGATTATTAGAGAATAGAATCTAAAAAACACCAAATTTCAATTTTCAAATGCCATCGAAACTATTTTTGGTGATTGAGTTTATATTTGGAAAATTACATCATGAATCTAAAACAAGCCTTAAAAAACAACATCTTTAAAATCATCTCCCAATCTGCAAAAGAGATTGGAGTTGATAGTTACGTCATTGGTGGGTTTGTTCGAGATTTTATTTTAAATCGAGGTGAACACAAAGATATTGATGTTGTCGCCATTGGTAGCGGAATAAAACTCGCCAAACAAGTTGCCAAAAACTTGCCAAACAAACCAAAAGTTCAAGTATTTAAAACCTACGGTACAGCCATGTTAGTCTATAATGACATGGATATTGAATTTGTTGGAGCGCGAAAAGAATCCTATAATGAAAATAGCAGAAATCCAGTTGTAGAAAACGGAACATTGCAAGACGATCAAAACCGAAGGGATTTCACGATCAATGCCATGGCGTTAGATCTATCTGAAGATGACTTCGGAAATTTGCTGGACCCATTCAATGGGATCCAAGACTTAAAAG
It contains:
- a CDS encoding L-threonylcarbamoyladenylate synthase; its protein translation is MTESESITEALTVLKQGGIILYPTDTIWGIGCDATNYEAVKKIYKLKQRDDSKALICLVNNYGMLEKHVDNVPNMAYTILDIAVKPTTIIYDDPAGIAENLIAEDNTLAIRVVKHKFCEKLIRYLKKPLVSTSANISGKPTPKSFKEISDEILKGVDYVVNLQNEKSQSQPSTIIKLSNSGMVKIIRE